From one Burkholderia pyrrocinia genomic stretch:
- a CDS encoding MFS transporter, with protein sequence MSYTVSERLERLPFSRFHLKLLIIGGLGLAFEALDAGIIAFILPSLRAKWDLTGGQTGWIASSTYVGFLVGALLSGLLGDRFGRKGVMMWSLVLFCVGTFANAFATNFHEFYILRMIAGIGMGAEGAIIAPYLAEFVSSRYRGRFTGALAGFFSFGFVLSAILGYLVVPTGPNGWRYLMIIAALPVVFLLWMRRALFESPRWLEEMGRHGEAARVCDAIETQVTRATGQPLPVPQKNPHRTAPSGAAGHANFFGRLAVLFKPQYLTTTIVVWALWIAVIFCYYAFLVWIPSLLVAKGFTVTRSFSFTILIYLAQIPGYYSAAYLNDKIGRKYTILVYMLVACLAALGLPFAAGDTEIVLYSMLLSFGMNGVIAGQYTYTAEIYPTSIRATGMGTASALARIGSIASPTIVGAAYPVLGFGGVFALITGVLFVGGLGILFFGKSTQGLTLEGINE encoded by the coding sequence GGGTTGGCCTTTGAAGCGCTGGACGCAGGCATCATCGCGTTCATCTTGCCATCCCTGCGCGCCAAATGGGATCTCACGGGCGGCCAGACTGGCTGGATCGCCAGCAGTACCTATGTCGGCTTCCTGGTGGGGGCGTTATTGTCGGGGTTACTCGGTGACCGCTTCGGCCGCAAAGGGGTGATGATGTGGTCGCTGGTGTTGTTTTGCGTTGGCACCTTCGCTAACGCGTTCGCGACAAATTTTCACGAGTTCTACATCCTGCGCATGATCGCCGGTATAGGAATGGGGGCCGAGGGTGCGATTATCGCACCGTATCTGGCGGAGTTCGTCAGCAGCCGCTACCGCGGCCGCTTCACGGGCGCCCTGGCTGGGTTCTTCTCGTTCGGCTTCGTCCTCTCCGCAATTCTGGGCTATCTCGTCGTGCCGACAGGTCCCAACGGCTGGCGTTATCTGATGATCATTGCGGCGCTACCGGTGGTGTTCTTGCTGTGGATGCGGCGTGCACTGTTCGAGTCCCCGCGCTGGCTTGAAGAGATGGGCCGCCATGGCGAGGCAGCGCGCGTGTGCGATGCAATCGAAACTCAAGTGACGCGCGCCACGGGCCAGCCCTTGCCGGTACCCCAAAAGAACCCCCACCGCACAGCGCCGTCGGGTGCTGCCGGGCATGCCAATTTCTTTGGCCGGCTGGCTGTGCTGTTCAAGCCGCAGTACCTCACCACCACGATTGTGGTCTGGGCGCTTTGGATCGCCGTCATCTTTTGCTACTACGCATTCCTGGTTTGGATCCCGAGTCTTCTGGTAGCCAAAGGGTTCACCGTTACCAGGAGCTTTTCGTTCACCATCTTGATCTATCTGGCACAGATCCCCGGCTATTACTCCGCAGCCTATCTGAACGACAAGATCGGTCGCAAATACACCATCCTGGTCTACATGCTTGTCGCTTGTCTGGCGGCGCTGGGCCTGCCATTCGCAGCCGGCGATACAGAGATTGTCCTCTATAGCATGCTGCTGTCTTTTGGCATGAACGGTGTGATCGCCGGCCAGTACACCTACACGGCAGAGATTTACCCTACATCTATCCGTGCTACTGGGATGGGCACTGCTTCGGCGTTGGCCCGTATCGGTTCGATTGCTTCGCCTACGATCGTCGGCGCTGCCTATCCGGTGCTGGGCTTTGGGGGGGTGTTCGCGTTGATCACGGGGGTGCTCTTCGTCGGCGGATTGGGCATTCTGTTCTTCGGCAAAAGCACGCAAGGCCTCACCCTGGAGGGCATCAACGAATGA
- a CDS encoding GAF domain-containing protein, whose translation MKHGYTLDHLGRAAHAVGLAEDVETQWTVISRLAESVFGYSLLTGLVYFPEQRLMRRIFSTDETVSPLGGFKATGKGPWSARVLDQGLPYVGNNEADIRSVFSEAELLIKRGLHSVLNLPIFATGRVIGSLNFLHHRDAYAHVDERVMHLVSGICVPTFLLARDGQQEAAASVDSSKLDSV comes from the coding sequence ATGAAGCACGGGTATACATTGGATCATCTCGGACGAGCCGCGCATGCGGTGGGTCTTGCCGAAGACGTTGAGACGCAGTGGACCGTGATTTCACGTCTGGCCGAATCCGTCTTCGGCTACAGCCTGCTGACCGGGTTGGTTTACTTTCCGGAGCAGCGCCTGATGCGCCGCATCTTCTCGACGGACGAAACGGTGAGCCCGCTAGGCGGATTCAAGGCCACGGGAAAGGGACCCTGGTCGGCACGAGTGTTGGACCAAGGGCTGCCGTACGTCGGCAACAATGAGGCCGATATTCGCTCCGTGTTTTCCGAAGCGGAACTGCTGATCAAGCGCGGCCTGCATTCCGTGCTCAATCTTCCCATTTTTGCCACGGGCCGAGTGATTGGCTCGCTAAATTTTCTGCATCACCGGGATGCCTACGCTCACGTCGACGAGCGAGTAATGCACCTCGTGTCAGGAATTTGCGTACCGACGTTCCTTCTGGCAAGAGATGGGCAGCAAGAGGCGGCTGCGTCTGTGGACAGTTCAAAGCTCGATAGCGTTTAA
- a CDS encoding porin encodes MKKACLAAVFVSAAAGAHAQSVVTLYGTVDDGVTYTNNQGGHSNIQASNGALGSSKFGFLIKEDLGGGYSALARLENGFDINKGTLNNGGRLFGRQAYVGVGSPFGIMTMGRQYDLVLDSLIGLSASSRFGGILAAHAADVDNVWGDYSLSNSVKYVSPNFAGFKVSALFSFGGVAGDFSNGKKESVSLSYSDDALSAAAVFSRIDNPATSIYDASAAPVAGGVFANPITNPIFSGYTSARALQVAGAGVNYRMGRALVGFTYTNTRFEDVVRTSSTPFSGTATFNNFEALATYNLTPAFMLGASYDYTKAESAKYLQLNVGALYNLSKRTLLYATTSWERATGIDSTGKAAVAALTFLTPSSTSNQVAVRAGIRHNF; translated from the coding sequence ATGAAAAAGGCATGTCTTGCAGCGGTGTTCGTGTCGGCTGCAGCAGGGGCCCATGCGCAGAGCGTGGTTACGCTGTATGGGACGGTGGACGACGGCGTGACCTACACCAACAATCAGGGGGGGCATAGCAATATTCAGGCGTCGAATGGTGCTCTTGGAAGCAGCAAATTTGGCTTCCTGATAAAAGAAGATCTCGGCGGAGGCTATAGTGCGCTTGCACGCCTGGAGAATGGCTTCGACATCAACAAAGGAACGCTGAACAACGGTGGCCGCCTGTTTGGCCGACAGGCATACGTGGGGGTAGGTTCACCGTTCGGCATAATGACGATGGGACGTCAGTATGACTTGGTCCTCGATTCATTGATCGGCTTGTCAGCGTCGAGTCGCTTTGGCGGCATCCTTGCGGCGCATGCCGCGGATGTCGATAACGTATGGGGTGATTATTCGCTGAGCAATTCGGTGAAGTATGTCTCGCCGAACTTTGCAGGCTTCAAAGTTTCTGCTTTGTTCAGTTTCGGGGGCGTCGCCGGTGATTTCTCCAACGGGAAGAAGGAGTCCGTCAGTCTGAGTTACTCTGACGACGCGCTCAGTGCAGCGGCTGTCTTCTCTCGAATAGACAATCCGGCCACCTCTATCTATGACGCATCCGCGGCTCCGGTCGCGGGAGGTGTCTTTGCCAATCCAATCACCAATCCGATATTCAGCGGATACACGTCAGCGCGTGCTTTGCAGGTCGCCGGTGCCGGCGTCAACTATCGAATGGGGCGAGCACTGGTCGGGTTCACATATACGAATACTCGGTTTGAAGACGTGGTGCGTACCTCTTCGACGCCATTCTCCGGAACCGCGACGTTCAACAATTTCGAAGCCCTCGCTACCTACAATCTAACACCCGCCTTCATGCTGGGAGCGTCCTACGACTATACCAAGGCCGAATCTGCGAAGTACCTGCAGCTCAACGTGGGTGCCTTGTACAACCTTTCCAAGCGAACGCTGCTCTACGCGACGACTTCGTGGGAGCGCGCGACGGGTATAGATTCGACTGGGAAAGCCGCGGTCGCTGCGTTGACATTCCTGACGCCTTCTTCGACGAGCAACCAAGTGGCTGTTCGCGCAGGTATTCGGCATAACTTCTGA
- a CDS encoding IS3 family transposase (programmed frameshift) gives MKKRFTDEQIIRILREAESRDEPVKDLCKRHNISEQTFYRWRNKFGGMDVADARRLMDLESENERLKRLIAEQLLVIDGLKEFSPKKMNTPTGRREALEVLTRRGLSQLKACCYLGLSRRVATYTLKQPEEDRSLGERLMAAAQEVPRFGYRRMSAWLALGESRVRRMWQALRLNIPRRRPRRRRCGNDIRLPGATQPNSVWSYDFVHDQLVDGRALKMLCVIDEYTRECLAIEVGASLRSQDVILTLSRLMRLYGKPAFIRSDNGAEFTAAKVMRWLRDAAIGPAFITPGSPWQNGFVESFNGKLRDELLNRECFRSRAEAKVLIERWRQFYNERRPHSAHRYQPPATVRRAWLDSDNIDTRLTA, from the exons ATGAAGAAGCGATTTACCGACGAGCAGATCATCCGGATTTTGCGCGAGGCCGAGAGCCGGGACGAGCCGGTGAAGGATCTGTGCAAGCGCCACAACATCTCAGAACAGACGTTCTATCGTTGGCGCAACAAGTTCGGCGGCATGGATGTGGCCGACGCCCGTCGGCTCATGGATCTGGAATCGGAGAACGAGCGGCTCAAGCGCCTGATTGCCGAGCAATTGCTGGTCATCGACGGACTGAAGGAATTCAGCC CGAAAAAAATGAATACCCCAACGGGCCGGCGCGAAGCGCTGGAAGTCCTGACTCGGCGGGGTCTCTCGCAACTCAAGGCATGTTGCTATCTGGGGCTGAGTCGCCGGGTGGCCACCTATACGCTCAAGCAACCGGAGGAGGATCGGAGCCTGGGCGAGAGGCTGATGGCGGCCGCGCAGGAAGTGCCGCGCTTCGGCTACCGGCGGATGTCGGCTTGGCTGGCGCTGGGCGAATCGCGCGTGCGGCGAATGTGGCAAGCCTTGCGGCTCAACATTCCACGGCGGCGTCCTCGCCGGCGTCGTTGTGGCAACGACATTCGCTTGCCCGGTGCGACACAGCCGAATTCGGTCTGGAGCTACGACTTCGTGCACGATCAACTGGTCGATGGGCGGGCGTTGAAGATGCTTTGCGTGATCGATGAATACACCCGCGAGTGCCTGGCGATCGAAGTCGGCGCCAGCTTGCGGTCGCAGGATGTCATCCTGACGCTGTCGCGACTGATGCGGCTGTACGGCAAGCCCGCGTTCATTCGGTCTGACAACGGCGCCGAATTTACCGCTGCCAAGGTCATGCGCTGGCTGCGGGATGCTGCCATCGGTCCGGCCTTCATCACGCCCGGCAGTCCGTGGCAAAACGGGTTCGTCGAGAGCTTCAACGGCAAGTTGCGTGACGAATTGTTGAACCGGGAATGCTTCCGCAGCCGCGCCGAAGCCAAGGTGCTCATTGAACGCTGGCGGCAGTTCTACAACGAGCGCCGGCCCCATAGCGCGCACCGCTATCAACCTCCCGCCACGGTCCGTCGAGCCTGGCTGGATTCCGATAATATCGACACGAGACTCACTGCCTGA
- a CDS encoding LysR family transcriptional regulator, translated as MRFNKLDLNLLVALDALLSEQNISRAAEKIHLSQSAMSNALSRLREYFNDELLVQVGRRMEPTQRAEALKDAVRDILVRVDATVAAQPEFVPAQANRLFRLFVSDYTMTTLMPHLFALAYKVAPGIRFELRPQVAYPHRLLERGEADLLIIPKEYCSTEHPAEVLLEETYCCVMWSHSPLSQGEMTNERYLAAGHVVVQVGDAQTTLEDWFMQRLGVVRRVEASTYSFVSPAHLLVGTNRIATMHRRLAEEAARSLPIVLRDAPVPVPTLEQAMQWHKHRTSDPGLTWLRGLLKEAVAKMDDARHDAR; from the coding sequence ATGCGGTTCAACAAGCTCGACCTCAACTTGCTCGTGGCGCTCGACGCGCTCCTGAGCGAACAGAACATCAGCCGGGCGGCCGAAAAGATTCACCTGAGCCAGTCGGCGATGAGCAACGCGCTTTCGCGGTTGCGCGAATACTTCAACGACGAACTGCTCGTTCAGGTCGGCCGCAGGATGGAGCCGACGCAGCGCGCCGAGGCGCTCAAGGATGCCGTGCGCGACATCCTCGTGCGCGTCGACGCGACGGTGGCGGCTCAGCCCGAATTCGTGCCGGCGCAAGCGAACCGGCTGTTCCGCCTGTTCGTTTCGGACTACACGATGACGACGCTCATGCCGCACCTGTTTGCGCTCGCTTACAAGGTGGCACCCGGCATCCGATTCGAGCTGCGCCCGCAGGTCGCCTATCCCCATCGCTTACTCGAGCGTGGTGAAGCAGATCTGCTGATCATTCCCAAGGAGTATTGTTCGACCGAGCATCCGGCCGAGGTGCTGCTCGAGGAAACCTACTGCTGCGTGATGTGGAGCCACAGCCCCCTCTCGCAGGGCGAGATGACGAACGAGCGCTACCTGGCGGCCGGGCACGTCGTCGTGCAGGTCGGCGACGCACAGACGACGCTCGAAGACTGGTTCATGCAGCGGCTCGGCGTCGTGAGGCGCGTCGAGGCGAGCACGTACAGCTTCGTGTCGCCGGCCCATCTGCTGGTCGGCACGAACCGGATCGCCACCATGCACCGACGGCTCGCCGAAGAGGCCGCACGCAGCCTGCCCATCGTGCTGCGGGACGCGCCGGTGCCGGTTCCGACGCTGGAGCAGGCGATGCAATGGCACAAGCATCGGACCTCGGACCCCGGACTCACCTGGTTGCGCGGGCTGCTGAAAGAGGCTGTCGCGAAGATGGACGACGCGCGCCATGACGCTCGCTAA
- a CDS encoding SphA family protein, translating into MSTKLIAAVVGCAVLATGSMKDAQAFEGGVSPYPAGAVGTNIANLPPIPGLFALEQFNYSFANGLYGNDGKKLPIPFHTSVFSETTRLLAAYPFHLLGANVYTQLVIPVVSLHSTVFGQSGTQNGLSNITLTPVLLQWNLSPNLAIASGIDVAFETGSYSPVKSSVAVGYTSVQPVISIRYNVPNGIDVALANRFLLNLKNGTTDYSSGDGYVAEFNAGWNFGPWKLGVVGAYLNQFSDDKAGGVSVGNRMRTFGIGPSVVYDARSWNVNLNYQQGIYAANTAKSSSVWLNIAIPLWAGFGRKG; encoded by the coding sequence ATGTCCACGAAACTGATCGCAGCCGTTGTCGGTTGCGCCGTGTTGGCGACGGGTTCGATGAAGGACGCACAGGCGTTCGAAGGCGGCGTTTCGCCGTATCCGGCCGGCGCGGTCGGAACGAACATCGCCAACCTGCCGCCGATCCCCGGCCTGTTCGCGCTGGAACAGTTCAACTACAGCTTTGCGAACGGCCTCTATGGCAACGACGGCAAGAAACTGCCGATTCCGTTCCATACGTCGGTGTTCTCGGAAACCACGCGCCTGCTTGCGGCGTATCCGTTCCACCTGCTTGGCGCAAACGTCTATACGCAGCTGGTCATTCCCGTTGTGTCCTTGCACAGCACGGTGTTCGGGCAGTCGGGCACACAGAACGGCCTCTCCAACATCACGCTGACGCCTGTGTTGCTGCAATGGAATCTCTCGCCGAACCTGGCGATCGCGTCGGGCATCGACGTTGCGTTCGAGACGGGTTCCTATAGCCCGGTCAAATCGAGCGTCGCGGTGGGGTACACCTCGGTGCAGCCAGTGATCTCGATTCGCTACAACGTCCCCAACGGAATCGACGTCGCACTCGCGAACCGCTTCCTGCTCAACCTGAAGAACGGCACGACGGACTACAGCTCGGGCGACGGTTACGTCGCCGAGTTCAACGCCGGCTGGAACTTCGGCCCATGGAAGCTCGGCGTGGTCGGCGCGTACCTGAACCAGTTCAGCGACGATAAGGCCGGCGGCGTGAGCGTGGGCAATCGCATGCGCACCTTCGGCATCGGCCCGTCGGTCGTGTACGACGCCAGAAGCTGGAACGTCAACCTCAATTATCAGCAAGGCATCTATGCCGCCAACACGGCCAAGAGCAGCAGCGTCTGGCTGAACATCGCCATCCCGTTGTGGGCAGGCTTCGGGCGCAAGGGCTGA
- a CDS encoding alpha/beta hydrolase family protein produces MFRYFPTNYVWNLSVNLAIEMGARIGEIEDMCGPLQEAARQPDADGTRAFREAWVDKADRLCDLARDDEALGRRLSAGEKYKRAAIYLITAERMLAHDAPGRLDLYQRSLDTFDKGIALAGDNCERVAIPYGDNHLSGLLVKAKNADARSPLLVQVNGLDSTKEMKYFVGLPAWLAARGVSSLIVDQPGTGEALRLQGLNAVYNSEVWASRIVDWLEGRDDVDPKRIGMEGVSLGGYYCPRAVAFEPRFACGVVWGANHDWRDVQKKRLQREGNFPVPHYWKHVCWVWGAKDIDDFMRIAEDVHLDGVLDRIKVPFLVTHGSQDSQIPVAWAHRTYEQLVNSPKRELKIFTEREGGVQHSSFDNSINAGHFIADWIAETLGGRTSL; encoded by the coding sequence ATGTTCCGATACTTTCCTACCAACTATGTTTGGAATCTGTCCGTCAATCTCGCCATCGAAATGGGGGCGCGCATCGGCGAAATCGAGGACATGTGCGGTCCGCTCCAGGAAGCGGCCAGGCAGCCGGACGCGGACGGCACACGTGCGTTTCGCGAAGCGTGGGTCGACAAGGCCGATCGTCTTTGCGATCTCGCACGGGACGACGAGGCCCTGGGGAGGCGGCTGTCGGCGGGCGAGAAATACAAGCGTGCCGCGATCTACCTGATCACGGCCGAGCGCATGCTCGCGCACGATGCCCCAGGGCGCCTCGATCTGTACCAACGCTCGCTCGATACGTTCGACAAAGGCATCGCGCTCGCCGGCGACAACTGCGAGCGCGTCGCGATTCCGTACGGCGACAATCATCTTTCCGGACTCCTTGTGAAAGCGAAGAACGCCGATGCGCGCAGTCCGCTGCTCGTGCAGGTCAACGGGCTCGATTCGACCAAGGAAATGAAGTACTTCGTGGGATTGCCGGCATGGCTGGCCGCGCGCGGCGTATCGTCGTTGATCGTCGACCAGCCCGGCACCGGCGAAGCGTTGCGGCTGCAAGGCCTGAATGCGGTTTACAACTCGGAGGTCTGGGCGAGCAGGATCGTCGACTGGCTCGAGGGCCGGGACGACGTCGATCCGAAGCGGATCGGCATGGAGGGCGTGTCGCTCGGCGGCTACTACTGCCCGCGCGCGGTCGCGTTCGAGCCGCGCTTCGCCTGCGGTGTGGTGTGGGGCGCCAACCACGACTGGCGCGACGTCCAGAAAAAGCGCCTGCAGCGCGAAGGCAACTTCCCGGTGCCGCACTACTGGAAGCACGTCTGCTGGGTCTGGGGCGCGAAGGATATCGACGACTTCATGCGCATCGCCGAAGACGTGCATCTCGACGGTGTGCTCGATCGCATCAAGGTGCCGTTCCTCGTCACGCATGGCTCGCAGGATTCGCAGATTCCGGTCGCCTGGGCGCACCGCACCTACGAGCAACTCGTGAACAGCCCCAAGCGAGAACTCAAGATCTTCACCGAGCGTGAAGGCGGCGTTCAGCATTCGAGCTTCGACAACTCGATCAACGCGGGGCATTTCATCGCCGACTGGATCGCCGAAACGCTCGGCGGACGCACCTCGCTCTGA
- a CDS encoding VOC family protein — MNIIGPDTLVFGVDDVAACSQYLLDYGLLPVRSDDTGGRFEALDGTGIDIARRDDPALPPALGTASMLRKTIYGVADAATLDAIAAELRRDREVSTLADGSIESLDDMGFAIGFQVTTRRSLVLPAEPVNAPGAPAQRAPNVVAVSDDAMLTPRTLSHVVYFVPDAAKAEAFYVERLGFRCTDRFTGVGPFLQPAGTLDHHTLFMIQTPPFMKGCEHFTFHMGGPTEVLQAGTRFVAKGYQSFWGPGRHRFGSNWFWYFNSPLGCHVEYDADMDLHDDAWNAREAPMGADASQLFLFQHREKWAPGGSPAGAASAKSD; from the coding sequence ATGAACATCATCGGACCCGATACGCTGGTTTTCGGCGTGGACGACGTCGCCGCCTGCAGCCAATATCTGCTTGACTACGGGCTGCTGCCGGTGCGCAGCGACGACACCGGCGGCCGTTTCGAGGCACTCGACGGAACGGGCATCGACATCGCGCGCCGCGACGATCCGGCGTTGCCGCCTGCGCTCGGCACGGCAAGCATGCTGCGCAAGACGATTTACGGCGTCGCCGATGCCGCGACGCTCGATGCCATCGCGGCGGAGCTGCGCCGCGACCGCGAAGTGAGCACACTCGCAGACGGATCGATCGAATCGCTCGACGACATGGGCTTCGCGATCGGCTTCCAGGTCACCACGCGCCGTTCGCTCGTGTTGCCCGCCGAGCCCGTGAATGCGCCGGGCGCGCCTGCACAGCGCGCGCCGAACGTCGTGGCGGTGAGCGACGATGCCATGCTGACTCCGCGCACGCTTTCGCACGTCGTCTACTTCGTGCCGGATGCCGCGAAAGCCGAAGCGTTCTATGTGGAGCGTCTGGGCTTTCGCTGTACCGACCGATTCACGGGCGTCGGGCCGTTCCTGCAGCCGGCCGGCACGCTCGACCATCACACCCTGTTCATGATTCAGACGCCGCCGTTCATGAAGGGGTGCGAGCATTTCACGTTCCATATGGGCGGACCGACCGAGGTTCTGCAGGCGGGTACGCGTTTCGTCGCGAAGGGCTACCAGTCGTTCTGGGGGCCGGGGCGCCATCGCTTCGGCTCGAACTGGTTCTGGTATTTCAACAGCCCGCTCGGCTGTCACGTCGAGTACGACGCCGACATGGATCTGCACGACGATGCGTGGAACGCGCGCGAGGCGCCGATGGGCGCCGACGCATCGCAACTGTTCCTGTTCCAGCATCGCGAGAAGTGGGCGCCGGGCGGTTCTCCTGCGGGGGCAGCGTCGGCGAAGTCGGATTGA